A portion of the Halobacillus ihumii genome contains these proteins:
- a CDS encoding sensor histidine kinase: protein MQHWYHIIPKNTGLSSYIWIIFCGLPFFFIFRSSSIIEFIFGIFMILLFFLSYRLSFISNSGIVYLWVSIEMAISMIMTMFFGYIYFSLFIAFFIGNIKSKAGFLTLYVIHLVTTIAVTTLVFFTKSTLLFTQLPFIIISVIGVILLPFTIYNRNKRLKLEGQLEDANKRISQLRVIEERERIARDLHDTLGQKLSLIGLKSDLAGKLVEAKPDAAKNEIHDIHQTARTALKEVREMVSNMKGAKLEDEMIRVQQILEAAQIEFHIEGDPELTHTPLLVENVLSMSLKEAVTNVVKHSKATSCSVIVTQTPKETVIAVKDNGVGVSTKKGGSKGHGLQGMKERLEFVNGSLELSSSNGTTLHIRVPNVIKQTKQEGL, encoded by the coding sequence ATGCAGCATTGGTATCACATCATCCCGAAAAACACGGGGTTAAGTTCGTATATTTGGATTATTTTCTGCGGACTGCCTTTCTTTTTCATTTTCCGATCATCATCCATAATTGAATTTATTTTTGGTATTTTTATGATCCTATTATTTTTCCTTTCCTATCGTCTATCTTTTATTTCAAATAGTGGAATTGTTTATTTGTGGGTTAGTATTGAAATGGCCATAAGTATGATTATGACGATGTTTTTCGGCTACATTTACTTTTCATTGTTTATTGCCTTTTTTATTGGAAACATCAAAAGTAAAGCCGGCTTTCTTACGTTATACGTCATTCATCTTGTCACTACAATTGCAGTAACTACACTTGTCTTTTTTACAAAAAGCACATTACTATTTACGCAATTACCTTTTATCATCATTAGCGTAATCGGTGTGATCCTGCTTCCTTTCACGATATACAACCGCAACAAGCGCTTAAAGCTAGAAGGTCAATTAGAGGATGCTAATAAGCGTATTTCCCAATTAAGGGTCATTGAGGAAAGAGAGCGCATTGCTCGGGACTTGCATGATACTTTAGGCCAGAAACTTTCCCTTATAGGATTAAAAAGTGATTTGGCAGGAAAGTTAGTGGAGGCCAAACCTGACGCAGCAAAAAATGAAATTCACGATATCCACCAGACAGCACGGACAGCGCTAAAAGAAGTACGAGAGATGGTTTCCAACATGAAGGGGGCCAAACTTGAAGATGAAATGATCCGTGTGCAACAGATTTTAGAAGCTGCCCAAATAGAGTTCCATATTGAAGGGGATCCAGAGCTTACCCACACCCCTTTATTAGTTGAAAACGTGCTGAGTATGAGTCTGAAGGAAGCTGTAACCAACGTGGTTAAACATAGTAAGGCTACCTCCTGCAGCGTGATAGTTACACAAACCCCTAAAGAAACGGTGATTGCTGTAAAAGACAATGGCGTAGGGGTTTCAACTAAGAAAGGCGGTTCTAAAGGGCATGGACTTCAAGGTATGAAAGAGCGCCTGGAATTCGTAAATGGCAGCCTGGAATTGTCATCATCAAATGGAACAACGCTTCATATTCGGGTTCCTAACGTTATTAAACAAACTAAACAGGAGGGGTTGTAA
- a CDS encoding response regulator transcription factor encodes MIRIVIAEDQQMLLGALGSLLDLEENMQIVGMAKNGEEACTLVKKHNPDICIMDIEMPLKSGLDAAEELKDHPCKVIILTTFARAGYFSRARQAGVSGYLLKDSPSEELANSIRIIMEGQRIFAPELVDMAFGDENPLTEREKQVIQLMADGKNTKEISSQLYITPGTVRNYISVILDKLEVSNRIEAISRFKEKGWFK; translated from the coding sequence TTGATTCGCATTGTTATTGCCGAAGACCAGCAAATGCTGTTAGGGGCTCTAGGCTCTCTTCTGGATCTAGAAGAAAATATGCAAATTGTAGGAATGGCCAAAAACGGTGAGGAAGCATGTACTCTAGTAAAAAAACACAACCCCGATATCTGTATTATGGACATAGAAATGCCATTAAAGAGCGGCCTTGATGCCGCAGAAGAACTGAAAGATCACCCTTGTAAAGTCATCATTTTAACCACCTTTGCCCGTGCAGGATATTTTTCCCGAGCTCGGCAGGCCGGTGTCAGCGGATATCTATTAAAAGACAGCCCTAGTGAGGAACTGGCAAATTCTATTCGCATTATAATGGAAGGTCAGCGTATTTTTGCCCCAGAGCTGGTTGATATGGCCTTTGGTGATGAAAATCCGTTAACTGAACGGGAAAAGCAAGTCATTCAACTGATGGCTGATGGGAAAAATACAAAGGAAATTTCGAGTCAGCTTTATATTACACCTGGTACTGTACGGAATTATATTTCGGTCATTCTTGATAAGCTTGAGGTAAGTAATCGAATTGAAGCCATTTCTCGTTTTAAGGAAAAGGGATGGTTTAAATAA
- a CDS encoding GNAT family N-acetyltransferase has protein sequence MKEIIEAKSEDAREILRIQQQAYRSEAELYNDFDIQPLQQTLSSVEQDFENNFILKYVLDGKIVGSVRALEENGTCHIGKLMVDPEFQGRGIAKELMHEIEGFYRNVRFELFTGSKSTKNITLYERLGYTGYKTEQLPREDTVFLFMEKTPVK, from the coding sequence GTGAAGGAAATCATTGAAGCAAAATCAGAGGATGCACGAGAGATCCTGCGCATACAGCAGCAGGCATACAGAAGTGAAGCTGAACTTTATAACGACTTTGATATCCAACCATTACAACAAACTCTATCAAGTGTCGAACAAGATTTTGAGAACAATTTCATTTTAAAATATGTACTCGATGGCAAAATTGTTGGTTCAGTCAGGGCTTTGGAGGAAAATGGAACGTGTCACATCGGCAAGTTAATGGTCGATCCAGAGTTTCAGGGGAGAGGAATTGCTAAAGAGTTGATGCATGAAATTGAAGGCTTTTATAGAAATGTTCGCTTTGAGCTGTTTACAGGAAGTAAAAGCACCAAAAATATAACTTTATATGAAAGATTGGGTTACACAGGTTATAAAACCGAGCAATTACCACGTGAAGACACCGTATTTCTGTTTATGGAAAAAACTCCGGTAAAATAA
- the selA gene encoding L-seryl-tRNA(Sec) selenium transferase, with the protein MKHYLRKLPPVHELQKNERFENILSSFAITKDQLTAFIQQEINDIRKKVLDGQLTEELFNGDMENVIFRKVEKRSAQWTKDRLTRVINGTGTVLHTNLGRSRLSEKAVQQVADVARNYSNLEYQVEEGKRGSRHDIIEDLLKEVTGAEAAMVVNNNAAAVFLVLSALAKEREVIVSRGQLVEIGGSFRVSSIMEESGARLVEVGTTNKTHLFDYKEAINEETAMIMKVHTSNFMTVGFTEAVATEDLVALKNERDVVFYEDLGSGSLFDFKQHGIGDEPVVKEVMNSGVDVISFSGDKLLGGPQAGIIAGKKDIIQKLKKHQLARVLRVDKMTFAALEQTLKAYVSGNSATNELPTVRDVTRKAEDIKRQAEVFSNELQARTSSYQVDIRESTSQVGGGTMPGVHLSTFIAAVQHESFSAQELAAKLRAHTPVIVTRIQNERVCVDFRTIVEEEMSELIEGFAAIEK; encoded by the coding sequence ATGAAGCACTATTTAAGGAAGTTGCCGCCTGTTCATGAATTGCAAAAGAATGAACGATTTGAAAACATCCTATCTTCTTTTGCCATAACGAAGGACCAACTGACCGCATTTATTCAACAAGAAATTAATGACATAAGAAAAAAGGTACTAGACGGACAATTAACAGAAGAACTCTTCAATGGGGACATGGAGAACGTTATTTTTCGTAAAGTCGAAAAAAGATCAGCTCAATGGACGAAGGACCGTTTAACACGGGTTATCAATGGCACGGGTACAGTGTTACATACGAACTTAGGTCGATCCCGATTGAGTGAAAAGGCTGTGCAGCAGGTTGCGGACGTAGCTCGTAATTATTCTAACCTCGAATACCAAGTAGAGGAAGGCAAGCGAGGATCCCGGCATGATATTATTGAAGATTTGCTCAAAGAGGTAACGGGGGCAGAGGCAGCCATGGTAGTGAATAACAATGCTGCTGCCGTGTTCCTTGTATTAAGTGCGTTAGCTAAAGAACGGGAGGTCATTGTTTCCCGCGGCCAGCTCGTGGAAATCGGCGGATCATTTCGTGTCTCATCGATTATGGAAGAGAGCGGGGCTCGCTTGGTAGAAGTAGGCACAACGAATAAAACCCATTTGTTCGATTATAAAGAAGCCATAAATGAAGAAACGGCTATGATAATGAAAGTTCATACGAGTAATTTTATGACAGTTGGTTTTACAGAAGCAGTAGCCACAGAAGATCTGGTTGCTTTAAAAAATGAGAGAGACGTAGTTTTTTATGAAGATTTAGGGAGTGGCTCTCTTTTTGACTTTAAACAGCACGGAATAGGCGATGAACCTGTTGTGAAAGAAGTGATGAACTCGGGTGTTGATGTGATTTCTTTTAGTGGCGATAAATTGTTAGGTGGACCACAAGCAGGAATTATCGCAGGAAAGAAAGACATCATTCAAAAGTTGAAAAAACACCAATTAGCGAGGGTTTTGCGGGTAGATAAAATGACGTTTGCTGCATTAGAGCAAACGTTAAAGGCCTATGTATCAGGAAATTCGGCGACCAATGAACTCCCGACCGTGCGGGATGTCACAAGAAAAGCTGAAGATATAAAAAGACAAGCAGAGGTTTTTTCAAATGAGCTGCAGGCACGAACATCCTCCTATCAAGTAGATATTCGAGAAAGCACGTCCCAAGTAGGAGGGGGAACAATGCCTGGTGTCCATCTCTCTACCTTTATTGCCGCTGTCCAGCATGAATCTTTTTCAGCTCAAGAACTGGCGGCTAAATTAAGAGCACATACACCTGTCATCGTTACTCGAATTCAAAATGAACGAGTATGTGTTGACTTTCGAACCATCGTAGAAGAAGAAATGTCAGAGCTTATCGAAGGATTCGCTGCTATAGAGAAATAA
- the selB gene encoding selenocysteine-specific translation elongation factor, with protein MSDTYFTIGMAGHIDHGKTTLTKALSHIDTDRLKEEKERSISIELGYAPLRIEEGINISIVDVPGHERFIRQMIAGVAGIDLVVLVIAADEGVMPQTTEHLEILEFLGIEHCIVAISKVDRVDDEMLEFVTEDIKDGLAGTIFHDAPFVYVDGISGKGIDNLNQTIISELKLVESRDAYGSFRLPVDQVFTVQGQGTIVRGTIYEGIVQQGSQLRLLPKDHKVRARQIQVHHEEQDVARAGQRTAINLGGVDKEDVHRGDVLVASDHFLVTQAIDVALQFVEALRAPVKQRMPVKIHVGTSEVMGRIVFFDRNEVKQADEEVLCQIQLDEEVVVRRGDRFILRRPTPVETIGGGWVIQPEGGKYRFGQVTIDMLQNKKQSTPKDLIEDVLSKHTLLDVKQLIQHTSLDEHIVNRVVAEGIEAGYLIEVNRQKYGVTKTFNKVKDEIIFRLENYHQEHPMRLGISKAEILQMLSGMYSKVLVEYSLNQLVKKGNLEKEDQFVSLSEFHPHLPKQWKQRMLEVIYSLERDGLTVKKWEDYLTATPLSKHEADELAVYLVQTKQAFRIMDDRLIHRSALDAALSKLKSQTGETFDLKEAKDTLDVSRKYLIPFLELLDQLKITKRQDNERKWMDKK; from the coding sequence ATGAGTGACACGTATTTTACGATTGGCATGGCAGGGCATATTGACCATGGAAAAACGACATTGACCAAAGCATTAAGTCACATAGACACAGACCGTTTAAAGGAAGAAAAGGAACGGAGTATTTCGATCGAACTTGGCTATGCTCCCTTACGAATTGAAGAGGGGATAAACATTTCAATCGTTGATGTTCCGGGACACGAGCGGTTTATCCGGCAAATGATTGCGGGTGTTGCTGGTATTGATCTAGTCGTACTCGTGATTGCAGCAGATGAGGGGGTTATGCCGCAGACAACAGAGCATTTAGAAATACTGGAGTTCCTTGGAATAGAGCATTGTATTGTGGCCATTTCAAAAGTGGATCGTGTGGATGATGAGATGTTGGAGTTCGTCACTGAAGACATCAAAGATGGGCTTGCAGGGACAATTTTTCACGATGCTCCTTTTGTTTATGTGGATGGTATATCAGGTAAAGGGATAGACAACCTGAATCAAACGATTATCAGTGAATTAAAATTGGTGGAGAGCCGGGATGCTTACGGCTCATTTCGGCTGCCCGTTGACCAAGTCTTTACCGTACAGGGACAAGGTACAATTGTCAGGGGGACGATCTATGAAGGGATTGTTCAACAGGGAAGTCAGTTAAGACTGCTCCCCAAAGATCACAAAGTAAGAGCTCGGCAAATACAGGTTCATCATGAAGAACAGGACGTGGCGCGAGCTGGACAGAGAACGGCAATCAACCTTGGCGGAGTGGATAAAGAGGACGTTCATCGCGGCGATGTACTAGTTGCCTCAGACCATTTCCTCGTAACCCAAGCGATTGACGTGGCTCTTCAGTTTGTAGAAGCATTGCGTGCCCCGGTTAAGCAACGCATGCCAGTCAAAATTCATGTGGGAACCTCAGAGGTTATGGGGAGAATTGTTTTTTTTGACAGAAATGAAGTGAAACAGGCGGATGAAGAAGTTCTCTGCCAAATTCAACTTGATGAAGAAGTGGTTGTCCGACGCGGCGATCGTTTCATTTTGAGACGGCCGACTCCTGTAGAAACAATTGGTGGAGGCTGGGTTATTCAGCCTGAGGGCGGCAAATACCGTTTTGGTCAAGTAACCATTGATATGCTGCAAAATAAGAAGCAAAGCACCCCTAAAGATTTAATTGAAGATGTACTAAGCAAGCATACATTACTAGATGTTAAACAGCTGATCCAGCATACATCGCTAGACGAACATATTGTGAATCGTGTGGTTGCTGAGGGGATAGAAGCAGGGTATCTAATCGAAGTAAATAGGCAAAAATATGGGGTAACGAAAACATTTAATAAGGTTAAAGACGAAATCATATTTCGTCTTGAAAACTATCATCAGGAGCACCCTATGAGATTAGGCATTAGTAAGGCAGAGATTCTCCAGATGTTAAGCGGAATGTACTCAAAGGTGTTGGTTGAGTATAGTTTGAATCAATTAGTTAAAAAGGGTAACCTGGAAAAGGAAGACCAATTTGTTTCCTTATCGGAGTTTCATCCGCATTTACCTAAACAGTGGAAACAAAGGATGCTTGAGGTGATCTACAGCCTTGAAAGAGATGGGCTGACCGTAAAGAAGTGGGAGGATTATCTAACTGCCACTCCGCTATCAAAACATGAGGCCGATGAGTTAGCTGTATATCTTGTGCAAACCAAACAAGCTTTTCGAATTATGGATGATAGGCTTATCCATCGATCAGCACTCGACGCGGCTCTATCGAAATTGAAGAGTCAGACGGGCGAGACTTTCGATTTAAAAGAAGCAAAAGATACTCTTGATGTATCGAGAAAATATTTAATCCCATTTTTAGAACTGCTTGATCAGTTGAAAATAACAAAGCGCCAAGATAATGAACGAAAATGGATGGATAAAAAGTAA
- a CDS encoding glycosyltransferase, with protein MIHLKILLASPNFHQPRGNTVTVQRIANSLEKLAIDTEIISTTEKEWTTLPPADLVHGFHAYHFYKFMKKLDQKPGPYMVTITGTDLNHDLFDEKKRKDVFASLRGAEAIHVFDHKAKSIIINELPEIEDKIFTIAQGNSDFSEEIPPVEKEADTFLFVLPAGIRKVKNVPAAIDMMQKLHDKFPRVRLWLVGPIIEAEEGKTVQELVRQYDWVQYLGQVPHSTMGSIYQRADVVLNTSHSEGQPSSLIEAMGYSLPVLVSNNPGNQSIVTHQKTGFVYNNPNEFLDYGEQIINNNEMIQRIGQQAKQYIIKHHSNTNEANAFVKIYKNIIE; from the coding sequence ATGATTCACTTGAAAATCTTGCTGGCATCGCCAAATTTTCATCAACCCCGGGGCAACACCGTAACCGTTCAGAGAATTGCCAACAGTTTAGAGAAACTAGCCATTGATACAGAGATCATTTCAACAACCGAGAAGGAATGGACAACCCTCCCGCCAGCTGACCTGGTCCACGGCTTCCACGCTTATCATTTTTACAAATTTATGAAAAAACTAGATCAAAAACCGGGTCCGTATATGGTGACGATTACGGGAACTGATCTCAATCATGATTTGTTTGATGAAAAAAAGCGGAAGGACGTGTTCGCATCATTAAGAGGGGCAGAGGCCATCCACGTATTTGATCACAAAGCAAAAAGCATTATCATTAATGAATTACCAGAAATAGAGGATAAAATTTTCACCATTGCCCAAGGAAACAGTGATTTCTCAGAAGAGATCCCACCTGTCGAAAAAGAAGCAGACACATTTTTATTTGTGCTGCCAGCAGGAATCAGGAAAGTTAAAAATGTTCCTGCGGCTATTGATATGATGCAAAAGCTTCATGATAAGTTTCCGAGAGTACGTCTTTGGTTAGTTGGACCGATAATTGAAGCAGAAGAAGGGAAAACTGTACAAGAACTCGTTCGACAATATGATTGGGTTCAATACTTGGGGCAAGTACCTCATTCAACCATGGGTTCTATTTATCAACGAGCAGATGTTGTGCTCAACACTTCCCATTCAGAAGGCCAGCCCTCTTCACTTATAGAAGCCATGGGATATAGTCTTCCTGTTTTAGTCTCGAACAACCCGGGGAATCAAAGTATTGTCACACATCAAAAAACCGGTTTTGTTTATAACAACCCAAACGAATTTCTTGATTATGGCGAGCAAATCATTAATAATAACGAGATGATACAAAGGATTGGGCAGCAAGCTAAACAGTATATTATCAAACATCATTCAAACACAAATGAAGCTAACGCTTTCGTGAAAATTTATAAAAATATTATCGAATAG
- the selD gene encoding selenide, water dikinase SelD encodes MAGQENVKLTSLSSKGGUGCKIGPEDLTQVLRHLPKSVADPNLLVGLETSDDAGVYKINEETALVQTLDYFTPIVDDPYMFGQIGAANALSDVYAMGGKPITVMNIVGFPINTLDKSILADILAGAADKVSESGAVLVGGHSIDDQEPKFGLSVTGTVHPERVRANAGAQPGDRLILTKPIGVGILTTAIKKDLLNNDELNEVMNVMAELNKKAAESMEGYTVHACTDVTGFGLLGHTLEIAKGSQVGVTVSSKDVPVLSKTRELAEQNIIPGGTRKNHQWLAENIDYEPSVSEIDQLILCDAVTSGGLLISVPEAEAESLQQELKDNHVQSAIIGEVTSENKGRIHVI; translated from the coding sequence ATGGCTGGACAAGAAAACGTAAAACTAACTTCTTTATCTAGTAAAGGTGGTTGAGGCTGCAAAATTGGTCCTGAAGACCTGACGCAAGTTTTGCGTCACTTACCAAAATCTGTAGCTGATCCTAATTTACTTGTTGGACTTGAAACATCCGATGACGCAGGAGTCTATAAAATAAATGAGGAAACGGCTTTAGTTCAAACTTTAGACTATTTCACACCCATAGTAGATGACCCCTATATGTTTGGCCAAATTGGAGCAGCTAATGCGCTTAGTGATGTTTACGCAATGGGCGGAAAGCCGATCACTGTCATGAACATCGTCGGATTTCCTATCAACACGTTAGATAAAAGTATTTTAGCTGATATCCTGGCTGGTGCTGCTGACAAAGTCAGTGAATCTGGAGCCGTCTTAGTCGGCGGACACTCCATAGACGATCAGGAGCCAAAGTTTGGTCTATCCGTTACCGGAACCGTTCATCCAGAACGTGTACGGGCCAATGCTGGGGCTCAGCCAGGTGACCGTCTGATTTTAACCAAGCCGATCGGTGTAGGGATTTTAACTACTGCCATAAAGAAAGATTTGTTGAACAATGATGAATTGAATGAAGTGATGAACGTCATGGCAGAGTTAAACAAAAAAGCTGCCGAGAGCATGGAAGGCTATACTGTACATGCTTGTACCGATGTTACTGGTTTTGGACTGCTCGGCCACACGCTTGAAATCGCCAAAGGAAGCCAAGTTGGAGTCACGGTCTCAAGCAAGGATGTTCCCGTTTTGTCCAAGACAAGAGAGCTTGCTGAACAAAATATTATCCCCGGCGGTACTCGTAAGAATCATCAATGGCTTGCTGAGAATATTGATTATGAGCCATCTGTCAGTGAAATCGATCAACTGATTCTCTGTGATGCCGTAACTTCCGGCGGCCTCCTTATTTCCGTCCCTGAAGCCGAAGCTGAATCATTACAACAAGAACTAAAAGATAATCACGTCCAGTCCGCCATTATTGGTGAAGTGACTAGTGAAAATAAAGGACGAATCCATGTTATTTAA
- the phnD gene encoding phosphate/phosphite/phosphonate ABC transporter substrate-binding protein produces MKKWIMVVFAFTLVLFITACGEGSDQSSQDQSEESQSGKNFTIGVIPAQTEGAMDNAMNKLQSLLNEKLNRQVNIEVYPDYNGVVEAMNYDKIDMAYLGPLTYVIAHEKSGAKAIITQLIDGEPFYHSYIITHSDHPWNSLDEMLQNPEEVAFAFGDPNSTSGSLIPSIELEQREVYQSMEKNQFKSVRYTGSHDASALAVQNKQVDAAAIDSAIFHQLVESGKIDDKQLRVIWESDKIFQYPWAVHKDTDQETIQKLQEAFLSIEDQEILDAFGATGFTKASNDDYKNIRQAALKQGIIEE; encoded by the coding sequence ATGAAAAAATGGATTATGGTAGTCTTCGCATTTACTCTAGTGCTGTTCATAACCGCATGTGGTGAGGGCAGTGACCAATCCAGCCAAGATCAATCTGAAGAAAGCCAATCTGGAAAGAACTTTACGATCGGTGTTATTCCTGCTCAGACAGAAGGCGCGATGGATAATGCGATGAATAAGCTTCAATCTCTGCTAAATGAGAAATTGAATCGTCAAGTAAATATTGAAGTCTACCCAGACTATAACGGTGTTGTGGAAGCCATGAACTACGATAAAATTGATATGGCTTATCTAGGGCCGCTAACGTATGTCATTGCCCATGAAAAGAGCGGTGCGAAGGCCATTATTACTCAACTAATTGACGGAGAGCCTTTTTACCATTCCTATATCATCACACATAGCGACCATCCATGGAATTCCTTAGATGAAATGCTGCAAAATCCTGAAGAAGTTGCCTTTGCCTTTGGTGACCCAAATTCAACATCTGGCTCCTTAATCCCATCTATTGAATTAGAGCAGCGAGAGGTTTACCAAAGCATGGAAAAAAACCAATTTAAATCAGTTCGTTACACTGGCTCGCATGATGCATCCGCTTTAGCTGTCCAAAATAAGCAAGTGGACGCTGCTGCTATAGATAGCGCCATTTTCCATCAGTTGGTTGAATCAGGGAAAATAGATGATAAACAGCTCCGGGTCATTTGGGAATCCGACAAGATTTTTCAATACCCTTGGGCTGTCCACAAAGATACAGATCAAGAGACCATCCAGAAGCTTCAAGAAGCTTTTCTCTCCATAGAGGATCAAGAGATTCTTGACGCATTCGGTGCCACTGGTTTTACAAAAGCAAGCAATGACGATTATAAGAACATCAGGCAAGCTGCCCTTAAACAAGGAATTATTGAAGAGTAG
- the phnE gene encoding phosphonate ABC transporter, permease protein PhnE — protein sequence MWFKKRNILTIILLSIFIYFSMKLTEFDVTKFKDFRNMIDFMSQWFPINFSNLSGIVRDTLQTLAMAFLGSLLGLLIALPISFIAARNTAPSPIIYHFWRVFLSFIRSIPEIVFGLILLTALGLGPFPAVIAIMLHNIGVLGKLISELIEAADPGPQEAMKAVGAKGWIVSLFSILPQIWPNVLSHYFYRFEVAIRTSLILGFIGGGGIGQRLFNDFKTFQYQSVSLDVLIIMIMVIIVDFFGGYIRNKVI from the coding sequence ATGTGGTTTAAAAAACGCAACATCCTAACCATTATACTTCTTAGTATATTTATTTATTTCAGTATGAAGCTGACAGAATTTGATGTAACTAAATTTAAAGACTTCCGTAATATGATTGATTTCATGTCACAATGGTTTCCGATTAACTTTTCGAACCTATCAGGAATAGTCAGGGATACATTGCAAACCTTAGCTATGGCATTTCTAGGAAGTTTATTGGGTTTATTAATTGCCTTGCCTATAAGCTTTATAGCTGCGCGAAACACAGCACCCTCCCCTATTATTTATCACTTTTGGCGGGTATTCTTAAGTTTCATCCGGTCTATACCTGAAATTGTGTTTGGACTAATTTTATTGACAGCGCTAGGGCTCGGTCCTTTCCCTGCCGTCATCGCTATCATGCTTCATAACATCGGTGTATTAGGGAAACTCATTTCAGAATTAATCGAAGCCGCTGATCCTGGTCCCCAAGAAGCTATGAAGGCCGTGGGAGCAAAGGGGTGGATTGTTTCACTCTTCAGCATCTTGCCGCAAATTTGGCCTAATGTGTTATCCCATTATTTCTACCGATTTGAAGTCGCGATCCGCACGTCACTCATTTTAGGGTTTATTGGCGGTGGAGGGATTGGTCAACGTTTATTTAACGATTTTAAGACCTTTCAATACCAATCCGTTTCCCTTGATGTGCTGATCATTATGATTATGGTGATCATCGTTGATTTCTTTGGAGGGTATATTAGAAACAAGGTTATTTAA
- the phnC gene encoding phosphonate ABC transporter ATP-binding protein yields the protein MIEMNNVSVRYPGAKHDALSDIDLTFEKGDFICILGKSGAGKSTFIRCINGLQQLTQGEVKLDGKQISNMSEEQLRQVRLEMGMVFQHFNLIPRMSVIQNVLTGIFGYRSNVKNLLGLFSADELEQAKRVISEVGLSDMMDRRVERLSGGQKQRVGIARAIVQRPRILLGDEPVASLDPGTSNHIFILLKEMHQRLGLLTIINVHDIGLAKRYATRLLALKDGKLIFDGNPEEFTESYYEETYESSDHLLT from the coding sequence ATGATTGAGATGAATAACGTTTCCGTCCGCTATCCAGGAGCTAAGCATGATGCACTTTCAGATATTGATCTAACCTTTGAAAAAGGAGACTTTATCTGCATCCTTGGTAAGAGCGGCGCTGGGAAGTCTACGTTCATTCGTTGCATAAATGGATTACAGCAGCTAACACAGGGTGAAGTTAAGTTAGATGGAAAGCAGATATCCAATATGAGTGAAGAACAATTGCGTCAGGTAAGGTTGGAAATGGGGATGGTTTTTCAACATTTTAACCTGATCCCGCGCATGAGCGTCATCCAAAATGTCTTAACCGGAATCTTTGGATACCGCAGTAATGTTAAGAACCTGCTCGGGCTATTTTCAGCTGACGAACTAGAACAAGCTAAACGTGTCATTTCCGAAGTCGGACTCTCTGACATGATGGACCGCAGGGTAGAACGATTAAGCGGGGGTCAGAAACAAAGGGTCGGTATTGCTCGTGCGATCGTGCAGCGGCCAAGGATTCTACTAGGTGATGAACCTGTAGCCAGTCTGGATCCTGGCACATCTAATCATATTTTCATATTGCTGAAAGAGATGCATCAACGGCTTGGCTTACTCACCATCATAAACGTACATGATATTGGCCTGGCCAAGCGGTATGCGACAAGGCTTTTAGCACTTAAAGATGGGAAGCTTATTTTCGATGGCAATCCTGAGGAATTCACTGAGAGTTACTATGAGGAAACATACGAATCATCAGATCATCTTTTAACTTGA
- a CDS encoding polysaccharide deacetylase family protein codes for MYDSQDTDVITSVQSKAEKSVVLTFDDGPSKVLTQILDILEAEDVPAIFFWQSRLLYSERPWKRVLQEGHIIGSHTTKHPNLVKLPYEKQFEEIQNSITKIERITGSKIEYFRPPFGQYNADTIEAAKQLNVTPVMWRIASIDWELKEDPQQIMTNVIDHLEDGAVLLMHELKQTVEVLPELIKAIREKGYRFTLLDH; via the coding sequence GTGTACGACTCTCAAGATACAGATGTTATCACTTCTGTCCAAAGTAAAGCTGAAAAGTCAGTGGTGTTAACCTTTGATGATGGGCCAAGCAAAGTATTGACACAAATACTTGATATCCTAGAGGCCGAAGACGTGCCAGCAATTTTCTTCTGGCAATCTCGTCTCCTTTATTCAGAAAGGCCCTGGAAACGAGTGTTACAGGAAGGACATATCATTGGCTCACATACTACAAAGCACCCTAATTTGGTTAAGCTCCCTTATGAAAAGCAATTTGAGGAAATTCAAAACAGTATAACAAAGATTGAGCGGATTACAGGGAGTAAAATCGAGTATTTTCGCCCGCCGTTCGGCCAATATAACGCTGATACGATTGAAGCCGCCAAGCAGTTGAACGTAACACCTGTGATGTGGAGGATTGCATCGATCGATTGGGAACTAAAAGAAGACCCTCAGCAAATCATGACAAACGTCATCGATCATCTCGAAGACGGAGCAGTTCTTCTTATGCATGAGCTAAAACAAACGGTTGAAGTTTTACCGGAATTGATCAAGGCGATAAGAGAAAAGGGATACCGCTTTACCTTGCTAGATCACTGA